The Deinococcus wulumuqiensis R12 genome has a window encoding:
- a CDS encoding class I SAM-dependent methyltransferase, which produces MTGGRKQGDKPGGGKPRQKIRITREAGQRRGGEPDAAPATGGDGGGYFGVRPAQLPHWLDPLSALTKPGVRGFPGVDAAQAALAQAMRKDRVRGEVLDLTAQGGLLARLPGVTLRAVEGSAAALTVLKEAGLDTQAAAPGEDLSARWPERARTVALVLAGDRGNAYALAQVAWAHACTPPGGTLYLAGDRDKGFDRYVRQAGAAFGTGEVVARDGGMRVAKLIRRPGPTPPLPEAETYEAFGVKVVGLPGVFSAAKPDKATSILLGHLADLDLSGQRVLDLGCGAGLIGAWAASRGAQVTLVDGDLQSVRSSEWTLAANALPGEVIHSDVDAALGERQFDVVLTNPPFHVGRGVVLDVAREFIATAGRRLVPGGKMYLVANEPLPYEQALGALGPVREVVREQGFKVLELVRAGEGEPSGRSPRIS; this is translated from the coding sequence ATGACAGGCGGCAGAAAGCAAGGCGACAAACCGGGCGGCGGCAAGCCCAGACAGAAAATCCGCATCACCCGCGAGGCCGGGCAGCGGCGCGGGGGTGAGCCGGACGCGGCCCCGGCGACGGGCGGCGATGGAGGCGGGTACTTCGGCGTGCGCCCGGCCCAGCTTCCCCACTGGCTCGACCCGCTCTCGGCACTCACCAAGCCCGGCGTACGCGGGTTTCCGGGCGTGGACGCGGCGCAGGCGGCCCTGGCCCAGGCGATGCGCAAAGACCGGGTGCGGGGCGAAGTCCTCGACCTCACGGCGCAGGGCGGCCTGCTCGCCCGCTTGCCGGGCGTGACGCTGCGGGCGGTGGAAGGGTCGGCGGCGGCGCTGACGGTACTGAAAGAAGCGGGCCTGGACACGCAGGCCGCTGCCCCCGGTGAGGACCTCTCCGCCCGCTGGCCCGAACGTGCCCGCACGGTGGCGCTGGTGCTGGCCGGGGACCGGGGCAACGCCTACGCACTCGCGCAGGTCGCCTGGGCACACGCCTGCACGCCGCCCGGCGGCACGCTGTATCTCGCCGGGGACCGCGACAAGGGCTTTGACCGCTACGTGCGGCAAGCGGGCGCGGCCTTCGGGACCGGCGAGGTGGTCGCCCGTGACGGCGGAATGCGTGTCGCCAAGCTGATTCGTCGCCCCGGCCCCACGCCGCCGCTGCCGGAAGCCGAAACCTATGAAGCGTTCGGCGTGAAGGTGGTGGGGTTGCCCGGCGTCTTCAGCGCCGCCAAGCCCGACAAGGCCACCAGCATCCTGCTGGGCCACCTCGCGGACCTCGACCTGAGCGGGCAGCGGGTGCTGGACCTCGGCTGCGGCGCGGGCCTGATTGGAGCTTGGGCCGCAAGCCGGGGCGCACAGGTGACACTGGTGGACGGCGACCTGCAAAGTGTTCGCAGCAGCGAGTGGACGCTGGCGGCCAATGCTCTCCCCGGTGAGGTCATCCACTCCGACGTGGACGCGGCCCTCGGTGAGCGGCAGTTCGACGTGGTGCTGACCAACCCGCCCTTTCATGTGGGGCGCGGCGTGGTGCTGGACGTGGCGCGCGAGTTCATCGCCACCGCCGGGCGCCGCCTCGTTCCCGGTGGGAAGATGTATCTGGTCGCCAACGAGCCGCTGCCCTACGAGCAGGCGCTGGGCGCCCTCGGCCCCGTGCGCGAGGTGGTGCGCGAGCAGGGGTTCAAGGTGCTGGAACTGGTCCGGGCCGGGGAGGGGGAACCTTCCGGGCGGTCGCCGCGCATCTCCTGA
- a CDS encoding DNA-directed RNA polymerase subunit beta — protein MTLSKTPPRIERFGEITEVIPLPNLTEVQVNSFKAFLQDDKAPDQREDVGLQSAFREVFPIDESEKGRSTGMVLDFIEYRLGEPEYSPEECREKDLTYEAPLYVKLELIHKDTGVIKGFKPDSPPESWVFLGNLPLMTADGSFVINGADRVVISQIHRSPGVYFTSSYKGIKKQYTAAIIPMPKRGPWIELEFAGDVLEMKVNKRKFPVSMLLRVLGMDDAQIRSLFTEFTPDVEPGEDKSAGMSADEALLRLFTVLRPGDPPKRDKAIQYLFGLLADPRRYDLGEPGRFKMNTKLGVQRQERTLLKFEDGKFSDAGLVDTIRYLMALQQGLETVPMVDEDGVLTDVPVSEDDIDHLGNRRVRTVGELLADQLRVGMGRMARGVRERMLLGNPDAATPTKLVNNRPIVAAMREFFGRSQLSQFKDQTNPLSDLRHKRRISALGPGGLTRERAGFDVRDVHRTHYGRICPIETPEGANIGLISSLSSYAKVNDLGFIMAPYRKVENGVVSEQVEYMTADIEDRYTIAQANSPLNDDNTFADERVLARRKGDPLLYTPDEVDYMDVSPKQIVSINTSLIPFLEHDDANRALMGSNMQSQAVPLVRADSPAVGTGVERRVVTDSGTSVVSDVKGRVTYVDARAIQVTLTEDHRDLNMNAGNVRTFELIRFTRSNQGTNLDQHPIVSIGDEVEVGQVIADGPASERGRLALGQNITIAIMPFDGFNFEDAICINEDLVRQDFYTSVHIEKDEIEARDTKLGPEKITRDIPGLSEAALRDLDEDGIVRVGAEVKPGDILVGKTSFKGESEPTPEERLLRSIFGEKAREVKDTSLRVQSGQGGIVVKTVRFRRGDEGVDLKPGVREMVRVYVAQKRQLQVGDKVANRHGNKGVVSKIVRPEDMPYLEDGTPVDIVFNPLGVPSRMNLGQILETHLGEVARLTGQKFETPVFDSVTEATIKEMLEVAAAERLQKRKDDGFELDKREQEVLDRAGKLGVIDAPGDDYEKGQMQLARTGKSILFDGRTGEPISGPVVVGIMYVMKLYHMVEDKLHARSTGPYSLITQQPLGGKAQFGGQRFGEMEVWALEAYGAAHVLQEMLTIKSDDIDGRDAAYQSIVKGEEVSGSTIPESFKVLVKELHSLGLDVEVLDNGDKAVDIFEGMMPKR, from the coding sequence ATGACCCTGAGTAAGACTCCCCCCCGCATCGAGCGGTTCGGTGAAATCACCGAAGTGATTCCGCTCCCCAACCTGACCGAAGTGCAGGTCAACTCGTTCAAGGCCTTCTTGCAGGACGACAAGGCCCCCGACCAGCGCGAAGACGTGGGGCTGCAAAGCGCCTTCCGTGAAGTCTTTCCCATCGACGAGTCCGAAAAGGGCCGCTCGACGGGCATGGTGCTCGACTTTATCGAGTACCGCCTCGGTGAACCCGAATACAGCCCCGAGGAATGCCGCGAAAAAGACCTCACCTACGAGGCCCCGCTGTACGTCAAGCTCGAACTGATTCACAAGGACACGGGCGTCATCAAGGGCTTCAAGCCCGACAGCCCGCCCGAAAGCTGGGTCTTCCTCGGCAACCTGCCGCTGATGACCGCCGACGGCTCCTTCGTCATCAACGGCGCCGACCGCGTGGTGATTTCGCAGATTCACCGCTCGCCCGGCGTGTACTTCACCAGCTCCTACAAGGGCATCAAGAAGCAGTACACCGCCGCCATCATTCCCATGCCCAAGCGTGGCCCCTGGATCGAACTCGAGTTCGCGGGCGACGTGCTGGAAATGAAGGTCAACAAGCGCAAGTTCCCCGTCTCGATGCTGCTGCGCGTGCTGGGCATGGACGACGCCCAGATTCGCTCGCTGTTCACCGAGTTCACCCCCGACGTGGAACCCGGCGAAGACAAGAGCGCGGGCATGAGCGCCGACGAAGCGCTGCTGCGCCTGTTTACCGTGCTGCGCCCCGGCGACCCGCCCAAGCGCGACAAGGCGATTCAGTATCTCTTCGGGCTGCTGGCCGACCCCCGCCGCTACGACCTGGGTGAACCGGGCCGCTTCAAGATGAACACCAAGCTGGGCGTGCAGCGTCAGGAGCGCACCCTGCTCAAGTTCGAGGACGGCAAGTTCAGCGACGCCGGACTGGTGGACACCATCCGCTACCTGATGGCGCTGCAACAGGGCCTCGAAACGGTCCCGATGGTGGACGAGGACGGCGTGCTGACCGACGTGCCCGTGTCCGAAGACGACATTGACCACCTCGGTAACCGCCGCGTGCGTACTGTGGGCGAGCTGCTCGCCGACCAACTGCGCGTGGGCATGGGCCGCATGGCGCGTGGCGTGCGTGAGCGGATGCTGCTCGGCAACCCCGACGCCGCCACCCCCACCAAACTCGTCAACAACCGCCCCATCGTGGCGGCCATGCGCGAGTTCTTCGGTCGCTCGCAGCTCTCGCAGTTCAAGGACCAGACCAACCCCCTGTCCGACCTGCGCCACAAGCGCCGTATCTCGGCCCTGGGGCCGGGCGGTCTGACTCGCGAGCGTGCAGGCTTCGACGTGCGCGACGTGCACCGCACCCACTACGGACGCATCTGCCCCATCGAAACGCCTGAAGGTGCGAACATCGGTCTGATTTCCTCGCTGTCCTCGTATGCGAAGGTCAACGACCTCGGGTTCATCATGGCCCCCTACCGCAAGGTGGAGAACGGTGTGGTGTCCGAGCAGGTCGAGTACATGACCGCCGACATCGAAGACCGCTACACCATCGCGCAGGCCAACAGCCCGCTCAACGACGACAACACCTTCGCCGACGAGCGCGTGCTGGCCCGCCGCAAGGGTGACCCGCTGCTGTACACGCCCGACGAAGTGGACTACATGGACGTGTCGCCCAAGCAGATCGTCTCCATCAACACCTCGCTGATTCCCTTCCTGGAGCACGACGACGCCAACCGCGCCCTGATGGGTTCGAACATGCAGTCGCAGGCCGTGCCGCTCGTGCGCGCCGACTCGCCCGCCGTGGGGACCGGGGTCGAGCGCCGCGTGGTGACCGACTCCGGCACCTCGGTCGTCAGTGACGTGAAGGGCCGCGTGACCTACGTGGACGCCCGCGCCATTCAGGTGACCCTGACCGAAGACCACCGCGACCTGAACATGAATGCGGGCAACGTCCGCACCTTCGAACTCATTCGCTTTACCCGCTCGAACCAGGGCACCAACCTCGACCAGCACCCCATCGTGTCTATCGGTGACGAGGTTGAGGTGGGTCAGGTCATCGCCGACGGCCCCGCCTCCGAGCGCGGACGCCTGGCGCTGGGGCAGAACATCACCATCGCCATCATGCCCTTCGACGGCTTCAACTTCGAAGACGCCATCTGCATCAATGAAGACCTCGTGCGCCAGGACTTCTACACCTCGGTGCACATCGAGAAGGACGAAATCGAAGCCCGCGACACCAAGCTGGGGCCGGAAAAGATCACCCGCGACATTCCCGGTCTCTCGGAAGCCGCGCTGCGCGACCTCGACGAGGACGGCATCGTGCGCGTGGGGGCCGAAGTCAAGCCCGGCGACATCCTGGTGGGCAAGACCTCCTTCAAGGGCGAATCGGAACCCACCCCCGAAGAGCGGCTGCTGCGCTCGATCTTCGGTGAGAAGGCAAGGGAAGTGAAAGACACCTCGCTGCGCGTGCAGTCGGGTCAGGGCGGCATCGTCGTCAAGACCGTGCGCTTCCGCCGCGGCGACGAGGGCGTGGATCTCAAGCCCGGCGTGCGCGAGATGGTGCGCGTGTACGTGGCCCAGAAGCGTCAACTGCAAGTGGGCGACAAGGTGGCCAACCGCCACGGCAACAAGGGCGTCGTGTCCAAGATCGTGCGCCCCGAGGACATGCCCTACCTCGAAGACGGTACCCCCGTGGACATCGTGTTCAACCCCCTCGGTGTGCCCTCGCGCATGAACCTGGGTCAGATTCTCGAAACCCACCTCGGCGAAGTGGCCCGCCTCACGGGTCAGAAGTTCGAGACCCCGGTGTTCGACTCGGTGACCGAAGCGACCATCAAGGAAATGCTCGAAGTCGCCGCCGCCGAGAGGCTGCAAAAGCGCAAGGACGACGGCTTCGAACTCGACAAGCGTGAGCAGGAAGTGCTCGACCGCGCCGGCAAACTCGGCGTGATCGACGCCCCCGGCGACGACTACGAGAAGGGCCAGATGCAACTTGCCCGCACCGGCAAGAGCATCCTGTTCGACGGACGCACCGGCGAACCCATCAGCGGCCCCGTCGTGGTCGGCATCATGTACGTGATGAAGCTCTACCACATGGTGGAAGACAAGCTGCACGCCCGCTCCACCGGCCCCTACAGCCTCATCACCCAGCAGCCCCTGGGCGGCAAGGCGCAGTTCGGCGGTCAGCGTTTCGGGGAAATGGAAGTGTGGGCGCTCGAAGCCTACGGCGCGGCGCACGTGCTGCAGGAGATGCTCACCATCAAGTCCGACGACATCGACGGACGCGACGCCGCCTACCAGAGCATCGTCAAGGGCGAAGAAGTCTCGGGCAGCACCATCCCCGAATCCTTCAAGGTGCTCGTCAAGGAACTCCACTCGCTCGGCCTGGACGTCGAGGTGCTGGACAACGGCGACAAGGCCGTGGACATCTTTGAAGGGATGATGCCGAAACGATGA
- the rpoD gene encoding RNA polymerase sigma factor RpoD — MAEPVKSRVRPKVKPVADEAPAESKIITPDKPRTRRKVADPATTGAAASAAAPQASADTAQAPAAAKPKAAPKKAPAKKAATKPADAENVDTATVNAADAAPVDAATPARKKAQSKAAGGAAEPSKPARKAAPKKAAQDTPAPAEDTEAAPVKKAAQDTSAPAEDTEAAPVKKAAAKAAPKTGAGKTAAGKTSAAKATPAKAASAAKPAAAGPADKPYYQHPSIQELLKAGKAAGILASEDIATALAAALEAHGLDPESTDAFEDMQLFLAGQNIEVQDLDEDEDELEGDDLDSDEAVPGAPQAQQDDDEEKYFDDMPRAVSNDPVRQYLHEIGRVSLLTLEEEIALARRIEEGEEAKKQLEEDESLDDRARRRLMRQTEDGAAARQGLIEANLRLVVSIAKKYTGRGLGFLDLIQEGNQGLIRAVEKFEYRRRYKFSTYATWWIRQAINRAIADQARTIRIPVHMVETINKLTRTARQLQQELSREATHEEIAEAMGPGWDAAKVEEVQKVSQEPVSLETPIGDEKDSFYGDFIPDENLDSPVDNAAKTLLSEELEKALGKLTEREAMVLKFRKGLVDGREHTLEEVGQRFSVTRERIRQIENKALRKLKYHESRTRKLRDFLD, encoded by the coding sequence ATGGCTGAACCTGTCAAATCCCGCGTTCGTCCCAAGGTCAAGCCCGTTGCCGACGAAGCACCGGCCGAAAGCAAGATCATCACCCCCGACAAGCCCCGCACCCGCCGCAAGGTGGCAGACCCCGCCACCACGGGAGCCGCTGCCTCTGCCGCCGCTCCCCAGGCCAGCGCCGACACCGCGCAGGCGCCGGCCGCCGCCAAGCCCAAGGCCGCGCCCAAGAAGGCACCTGCCAAAAAAGCGGCGACCAAGCCTGCCGACGCCGAGAACGTGGACACGGCAACCGTAAATGCCGCAGACGCCGCACCTGTGGACGCGGCGACCCCGGCCCGCAAGAAGGCCCAGAGCAAAGCCGCAGGCGGCGCTGCCGAACCCAGCAAACCTGCCCGCAAGGCCGCCCCCAAGAAGGCGGCGCAGGACACTCCGGCTCCCGCCGAGGACACCGAAGCCGCTCCGGTCAAGAAGGCGGCGCAGGACACTTCGGCCCCCGCCGAGGACACCGAAGCCGCTCCGGTCAAGAAGGCAGCGGCCAAGGCAGCGCCTAAAACGGGTGCGGGCAAAACGGCTGCGGGCAAGACGAGCGCCGCCAAGGCCACCCCGGCGAAGGCGGCGAGCGCGGCCAAACCCGCGGCGGCGGGGCCTGCCGACAAGCCCTACTACCAGCACCCCAGCATTCAGGAACTGCTCAAGGCGGGCAAGGCGGCGGGCATCCTGGCGAGCGAGGACATCGCCACGGCGCTGGCGGCGGCCCTCGAAGCGCATGGTCTGGACCCCGAGAGCACCGACGCCTTCGAGGACATGCAGCTTTTCCTCGCCGGGCAGAACATCGAGGTGCAGGACCTCGACGAGGACGAGGACGAACTCGAAGGGGACGACCTCGACAGCGACGAGGCGGTGCCCGGAGCGCCTCAGGCCCAGCAGGACGACGACGAGGAAAAGTACTTCGACGACATGCCCCGCGCCGTCAGCAACGACCCGGTGCGCCAGTACCTCCACGAAATCGGGCGCGTCTCGCTGCTGACCCTGGAAGAAGAAATCGCGCTCGCCCGCCGCATCGAGGAAGGCGAGGAGGCCAAGAAGCAGCTCGAAGAAGACGAGTCGCTCGACGACCGCGCCCGCCGCCGCCTGATGCGCCAGACCGAGGACGGCGCCGCCGCCCGTCAGGGGCTGATCGAGGCCAACCTGCGCCTCGTGGTGTCCATCGCCAAGAAGTACACCGGGCGCGGGCTGGGGTTCCTCGACCTGATTCAGGAAGGCAACCAGGGCCTGATTCGCGCCGTCGAGAAGTTCGAGTACCGCCGCCGCTACAAGTTTTCCACCTACGCGACGTGGTGGATTCGTCAGGCCATCAACCGCGCCATTGCCGACCAGGCCCGCACCATCCGCATTCCGGTGCACATGGTCGAGACCATCAACAAGCTGACCCGCACGGCCCGTCAATTGCAGCAGGAACTCTCGCGCGAAGCCACGCACGAGGAAATTGCCGAGGCGATGGGGCCGGGCTGGGACGCCGCCAAAGTCGAAGAAGTGCAGAAGGTCAGCCAGGAACCCGTCTCGCTCGAAACGCCGATTGGCGACGAGAAGGACTCCTTCTATGGCGACTTCATCCCCGACGAGAACCTCGATTCCCCGGTGGACAACGCCGCCAAGACGCTGCTTTCCGAGGAACTCGAAAAGGCGCTGGGCAAGCTCACCGAGCGCGAGGCGATGGTCCTGAAATTCCGCAAGGGCCTCGTGGACGGACGCGAGCACACCCTCGAAGAAGTGGGCCAGCGCTTCAGCGTGACCCGCGAGCGCATCCGCCAGATCGAGAACAAGGCGCTGCGCAAGCTCAAGTACCACGAGAGCCGCACCCGCAAGCTGCGTGACTTCCTCGACTGA